A window of Tautonia plasticadhaerens contains these coding sequences:
- a CDS encoding ISAzo13 family transposase, whose protein sequence is MTAVVEPTTGGDPMGPTEFVRRSLPAIGADLERLGHDLSPTTIARLLRDQDCSLRVNRKRFTGPDHPDRDRQSRNIDERIAIFEGLGQPIIGVDSKKKELVGNFKNAGAAWLREPEEVNVYDFLSDAECRATPYGICDVLSGRGHVCVGTSADTPAFAVEAIGSWWARHGSERYRGADELLILADGGGSNGHRPRLWKARLQERIADRYGLHVTVCHYPTGASKWNPVEHRLFGPVSINWAGQPLRSLEAMLGWARGTEVGGAGVTASLDRAEYPTKVKVPAAVMERLDRERHEVCPDWNDTISPRQPQVLH, encoded by the coding sequence CTGACCGCCGTCGTCGAGCCGACGACCGGCGGCGACCCGATGGGTCCGACCGAGTTCGTCCGCCGCAGCCTCCCGGCCATCGGGGCCGACCTGGAGCGGCTCGGGCACGACCTCAGCCCCACCACCATCGCCCGGCTGCTGCGGGATCAGGACTGCTCGTTGCGGGTCAACCGAAAGCGGTTCACCGGGCCGGATCACCCCGACCGGGACCGGCAGTCCCGCAACATCGACGAGCGGATCGCCATCTTCGAGGGCCTGGGGCAGCCGATCATCGGCGTCGATAGCAAGAAGAAGGAACTGGTCGGCAACTTCAAGAACGCCGGGGCCGCCTGGCTCCGAGAGCCCGAGGAGGTCAATGTCTATGACTTCCTCAGCGATGCCGAGTGCCGGGCGACCCCCTACGGCATCTGCGACGTGCTCTCGGGCCGGGGGCACGTCTGCGTCGGCACCTCGGCGGATACGCCGGCCTTCGCCGTCGAGGCGATCGGCTCGTGGTGGGCACGCCACGGCTCGGAGCGATACCGGGGGGCCGACGAGCTGCTGATCCTGGCCGACGGCGGCGGCAGCAACGGCCATCGCCCCCGGCTCTGGAAGGCCCGGCTGCAGGAGCGGATCGCCGACCGCTACGGGCTCCACGTGACGGTCTGCCACTACCCGACCGGGGCGTCGAAGTGGAACCCGGTGGAGCATCGGCTCTTCGGGCCGGTGAGCATCAATTGGGCCGGGCAGCCGTTGCGAAGCCTGGAGGCGATGCTCGGCTGGGCCCGTGGGACGGAGGTCGGCGGGGCGGGAGTGACGGCGAGCCTGGACCGGGCGGAATATCCGACGAAGGTGAAGGTGCCCGCCGCCGTGATGGAGCGGCTGGACCGGGAGCGGCATGAGGTCTGCCCGGACTGGAACGACACCATCAGCCCACGGCAGCCGCAAGTGCTGCATTGA
- a CDS encoding type II toxin-antitoxin system VapC family toxin has product MLTYLDSCILIYWVEGPAPFDARARAHLATLQAAGHRFAISDFTRLECLVKPLGLGDGALLLDYERMFLAPGVTVVPLSTPVFDRAAHIRGHHAYASSGKRYSAQDALHLAAAVQAGCTSFLTNDNRLAGFPDLTVEVLP; this is encoded by the coding sequence GTGCTGACCTACCTCGACTCCTGCATCCTCATCTACTGGGTCGAAGGACCGGCCCCCTTCGACGCCCGGGCGCGGGCGCACCTCGCCACCCTCCAGGCGGCGGGGCATCGGTTCGCCATCAGCGATTTCACCCGGCTCGAATGCCTGGTCAAGCCGCTCGGCCTGGGGGACGGGGCACTCCTGCTCGACTACGAACGGATGTTCCTGGCCCCGGGCGTGACCGTCGTGCCGCTCAGCACCCCGGTCTTCGATCGTGCCGCCCACATTCGAGGCCATCATGCTTATGCGTCGTCCGGTAAGCGCTATTCGGCCCAGGATGCCCTGCACCTGGCGGCGGCCGTGCAAGCCGGCTGCACATCGTTCCTGACCAACGACAATCGGTTGGCGGGCTTCCCCGACCTCACCGTCGAGGTCCTCCCCTGA
- the drmA gene encoding DISARM system helicase DrmA, which produces MTLKETVPSPLQLREMLEAMAVKELRGPAGGETEEVSERIRDRYLVGILAPRQRAEDLPLPLFDRPDTPPSEDDDTLEGDVPSDDNLGIEGVGRGNLGGDDGPTELSAPQGKAIFPSSLGLSFCVPLDVPALEVTPRWGHYDKAPSEFETNPKTGTPRRVWKRQPCGGTPHRIPLVAGPVGPIIADQAFPDAKLKGLIRRRPDHWSVTLFLVNDGTEPPPPNRERTWMFQCELAVQSPDGAPAFFKRQGHIDLPGTDESYKREADLLAMIYRRHVEFAVGHGVAVHAEVAPDDPGRAVRLVTRAIPSYEIPRTTPPTVEDADRNPAFARLEGLVLDMKVLHETPQAQLRARLGPLVEAYRDWIAREKARIDDPAEGLERFRSTAQAAIERCEATLRRIEEGLDLLATDAQVADAFRFMNHAMWLQRTRSLFSEGVRRGRDIDYNDVDIPGNRSWYPFQLAFILLNLPGLAKLDHPDRSERPEALADLLWFPTGGGKTEAYLGLTAFTLGIRRLQGTVAGRSGEDGVAVLMRYTLRLLTLQQFQRATALICACEAIRRQAEAKGDHRWGRTPFRIGLWVGAASTPNRTAHSEEALKTATGSSDKKRHGAIGGGGSPHQLTNCPWCGSVIDFSPRCYHIETAAKGRGRTFVYCGDKFGQCAFSRRQSPDEGIPILVVDEEIYRNLPCLLIATVDKFAQMPWKGEVQMLFGQVDGLCERHGFRSPEIDDAGSHPRTRDGKFGPARTVAAGPLRPPDLIIQDELHLISGPLGTLVGLYETAIDRLCSWEVDGRAVRPKLIASTATIRQAKDQVHALFLRDTSVFPPSGLDVADNFFSLQRPSTEATPGRKYIGICAPGRRLKLALIRVYVTLLAASQVVYERHGDAADPWMTLVGYFNSLRELGGMRRLVDDDVRSRLGKMADRGLAKRIVYSPDSVKELTSRLGSAAIPETLDRLETPFDPAMERRR; this is translated from the coding sequence ATGACGCTCAAGGAGACCGTCCCCTCGCCGCTCCAACTCCGTGAGATGCTGGAGGCGATGGCGGTCAAGGAACTCCGGGGACCCGCCGGCGGCGAGACCGAGGAGGTCTCCGAGCGCATCCGGGACCGCTACCTCGTCGGCATCCTCGCCCCCCGCCAGCGGGCCGAGGACCTGCCGCTGCCCCTGTTCGACCGGCCCGACACCCCGCCCTCCGAGGACGACGACACCCTCGAAGGCGACGTTCCCTCGGACGACAACTTGGGCATCGAGGGGGTCGGCCGGGGCAACCTGGGCGGCGACGACGGGCCCACCGAACTGTCGGCACCCCAGGGTAAGGCCATCTTCCCCTCCTCGCTCGGCCTCTCCTTCTGCGTCCCGCTCGACGTGCCCGCCCTGGAGGTCACGCCCCGCTGGGGCCACTACGACAAGGCCCCCAGCGAGTTCGAGACCAACCCCAAGACCGGCACCCCCAGGCGGGTCTGGAAGCGCCAGCCGTGCGGCGGCACTCCCCACCGCATCCCGCTGGTCGCCGGCCCGGTCGGGCCGATCATCGCCGACCAGGCATTCCCGGACGCCAAGCTCAAGGGGCTGATCCGCCGCCGCCCCGACCACTGGAGCGTCACCCTGTTCCTGGTCAACGACGGCACCGAGCCGCCGCCCCCGAACCGGGAACGCACCTGGATGTTCCAGTGCGAGTTGGCCGTCCAGTCCCCCGACGGCGCCCCCGCCTTCTTCAAGCGGCAGGGCCACATCGACCTGCCCGGCACCGACGAGTCCTACAAGCGGGAGGCCGACCTGCTGGCGATGATCTACCGCCGGCACGTCGAGTTCGCCGTCGGCCACGGGGTCGCCGTCCATGCCGAGGTCGCCCCCGACGACCCCGGCCGGGCCGTGCGGCTCGTCACCAGGGCCATCCCGAGCTACGAGATACCCCGGACTACCCCGCCGACCGTCGAGGATGCCGACCGGAACCCCGCCTTCGCCCGGCTGGAGGGCCTGGTCCTCGACATGAAGGTCCTGCACGAGACCCCGCAGGCCCAGCTACGGGCCAGGCTGGGGCCGCTGGTCGAGGCGTATCGGGACTGGATCGCCCGGGAGAAGGCCCGCATCGACGACCCGGCCGAGGGCCTGGAGCGGTTCCGATCCACGGCCCAGGCCGCCATCGAGCGCTGCGAGGCGACCCTGCGGCGGATCGAGGAGGGGCTCGACCTGCTGGCCACCGACGCCCAGGTCGCCGACGCCTTCCGGTTCATGAACCACGCCATGTGGCTCCAGCGGACCCGCTCGCTGTTCTCCGAGGGCGTCCGGCGGGGCCGGGACATCGACTACAACGACGTGGACATCCCCGGGAACCGCTCCTGGTATCCCTTCCAGTTGGCCTTCATCCTGCTCAACCTGCCCGGCCTGGCGAAGCTCGACCACCCCGACCGCAGCGAGCGCCCCGAGGCCCTGGCCGACCTGCTCTGGTTCCCCACCGGCGGCGGCAAGACCGAAGCCTACCTCGGCCTGACGGCCTTCACCCTGGGCATCCGCCGCCTCCAGGGCACCGTGGCGGGGCGCTCGGGCGAGGACGGGGTGGCCGTGCTCATGCGGTACACCCTGCGGCTCTTGACCCTCCAGCAGTTCCAGCGGGCCACGGCCCTGATCTGCGCCTGCGAGGCCATCCGCCGCCAGGCCGAGGCGAAGGGCGACCACCGCTGGGGCCGCACCCCCTTCCGCATCGGCCTCTGGGTCGGGGCCGCCTCGACCCCCAACCGCACCGCCCACAGCGAGGAGGCGCTGAAGACCGCCACCGGCAGCAGCGACAAGAAGCGGCACGGCGCGATCGGCGGCGGCGGCTCCCCCCACCAACTGACCAACTGCCCGTGGTGCGGCTCGGTGATCGACTTCTCGCCCCGCTGCTACCACATCGAGACCGCCGCCAAGGGCCGGGGCCGCACCTTCGTCTACTGCGGCGACAAGTTCGGCCAGTGCGCCTTCAGCCGCCGCCAGTCGCCCGACGAGGGCATCCCGATCCTGGTCGTGGACGAGGAAATCTACCGCAACCTGCCCTGCCTGCTGATCGCCACGGTGGACAAGTTCGCCCAGATGCCGTGGAAGGGCGAGGTCCAGATGCTTTTCGGCCAGGTGGACGGCCTCTGCGAGCGCCACGGATTCCGCTCGCCGGAGATCGACGACGCCGGCAGCCACCCCCGGACCAGGGACGGCAAGTTCGGCCCCGCCCGCACCGTCGCCGCCGGCCCCTTGCGGCCCCCGGACCTGATCATCCAGGATGAGCTTCACCTGATCAGCGGGCCGCTGGGGACGCTGGTGGGCCTGTACGAGACGGCCATCGACCGGCTCTGTTCCTGGGAGGTCGATGGCCGGGCGGTGCGGCCCAAGCTGATCGCCTCGACGGCGACGATCCGGCAGGCGAAGGATCAGGTCCACGCCCTGTTCCTGCGGGACACCAGCGTCTTCCCGCCCAGCGGCCTGGACGTGGCCGACAACTTCTTCTCCTTGCAGCGGCCCTCCACCGAGGCCACGCCGGGCCGGAAGTACATCGGCATCTGTGCCCCGGGGCGGCGGCTGAAGCTGGCCCTGATCCGGGTCTACGTCACCCTGCTGGCCGCCTCGCAGGTCGTGTATGAGCGCCACGGGGACGCCGCCGACCCGTGGATGACCCTGGTCGGCTACTTCAACAGCCTCCGGGAACTCGGCGGCATGCGGCGGCTGGTGGACGACGACGTGCGCAGCCGGCTCGGAAAGATGGCCGACCGGGGCCTGGCCAAGCGGATCGTCTACTCGCCCGACTCGGTGAAGGAACTGACCTCCCGGCTCGGCTCGGCGGCCATCCCCGAGACCCTGGACCGGCTGGAGACCCCCTTCGACCCGGCGATGGAGCGGCGCCGCTAG
- a CDS encoding helicase-related protein has product MLLATNMISVGVDVPRLGLMVCAGQPKTTSEYIQATSRVGRKFPGLVVTVYNWARPRDMSHYETFEHYHATFYQHVEALSVTPFSEGAMYRGLAALLVSLVRLRDGTFNPNEAAMRMGTEATHPQVQEAIGWIVDRARRVGNAEVATKVEAELRQKLDHWQRRALRLSGGSRLGYEAKKDSETIGLLARPGIET; this is encoded by the coding sequence GTGCTGCTGGCCACCAACATGATCTCCGTCGGCGTCGACGTGCCCAGGCTGGGCCTGATGGTGTGCGCCGGCCAGCCCAAGACGACCTCCGAGTACATCCAGGCCACCAGCCGGGTGGGGCGGAAGTTCCCCGGCCTGGTCGTGACCGTCTACAACTGGGCCCGGCCCCGGGACATGAGCCACTACGAGACCTTCGAGCACTACCACGCCACCTTCTACCAGCACGTCGAGGCCCTCTCGGTGACGCCCTTCTCCGAGGGGGCCATGTATCGGGGCCTGGCCGCCCTGCTGGTCTCGCTGGTCCGGCTGCGGGACGGCACGTTCAACCCCAACGAGGCGGCGATGCGGATGGGCACCGAGGCGACCCATCCGCAGGTCCAGGAGGCGATCGGCTGGATCGTCGATCGGGCCAGGCGGGTCGGCAACGCCGAGGTGGCCACCAAGGTCGAGGCCGAACTGAGGCAGAAGCTCGACCACTGGCAGCGGCGTGCCCTGCGGCTCTCCGGCGGCAGCCGGCTGGGCTACGAGGCGAAGAAGGACAGCGAGACGATCGGCCTGCTGGCCCGGCCGGGGATCGAGACCTAG
- the drmB gene encoding DUF1998 domain-containing protein — translation MSTARERPRVGELRPSQMLTTFGVGSIIDLPHISVMVMGLEDWPNSEYREITEERLLASVRNALGAQVASLRSPPIVPDTDRTNPFEQQACVGVPVAPFPRWMVCPRCRRLAPLSSGQFVLKADPYSPDRARYVHENCRVPGKLPTAVPARFVVACKNGHLDDFPWVQFVHGGQTTCPYKLQLLEMGPSGEAADIYVRCEACQTSRPMSDAFKLHDNDLPACWGRRPHLRDFDDDGCKDDQGQPIRVRALLQGASNAWFPIMLSALSVPQESNLLKQLVTDHWADLYDIEGEGDIAKLRRRNLLREFAEYSDVELMAAIRQRQAEGEASTGEDVTDLKTPEWEVFIDPDHAQRTRDFRLRAVPAPRRFARSFEQVVLVERVREVRALIGFTRIESPGDYEDPAEFPEAQRMRIARGRPSWVPANEVRGEGLFFRFAESEIASWLAREKRLNLEFFASHKQWRADRGLQPPEDFYPGLRFVLLHSFAHALIRQLSLECGYTAASLRERIYSRNPGTDRPEMAGVLIYTAAPDSEGTLGGLVSLGEPAVLERHLTQAMDSMRLCSSDPLCAEHHPGKEGTSLHGASCHACLFAPETSCERGNKYLDRTVLVPTVDREEYAFFRDLDA, via the coding sequence GTGAGCACCGCCCGAGAGCGGCCCCGGGTCGGCGAGTTGCGGCCCAGCCAGATGCTCACGACCTTCGGCGTCGGCTCGATCATCGACCTGCCGCACATCTCGGTCATGGTCATGGGCCTGGAGGACTGGCCGAACTCCGAGTACCGGGAGATCACCGAGGAGCGGCTGCTGGCCTCGGTCCGCAACGCCCTCGGGGCCCAGGTCGCCTCGCTGCGGTCCCCGCCCATCGTCCCGGACACGGACCGCACCAACCCCTTCGAGCAGCAGGCGTGCGTCGGGGTGCCGGTCGCCCCGTTCCCCCGGTGGATGGTCTGCCCCCGCTGCCGGCGTCTGGCCCCGCTCAGCAGCGGGCAGTTCGTGCTAAAGGCCGACCCCTACAGCCCCGACCGGGCGCGGTACGTCCACGAGAACTGCCGGGTGCCCGGCAAGCTGCCCACCGCCGTCCCGGCCCGCTTCGTGGTCGCCTGCAAGAACGGGCACCTGGACGACTTCCCATGGGTCCAGTTCGTCCACGGCGGGCAGACGACCTGCCCCTACAAGCTGCAACTGCTGGAGATGGGCCCCTCGGGCGAGGCGGCCGACATCTACGTCCGCTGCGAGGCGTGCCAGACCTCCCGGCCGATGTCGGATGCCTTCAAGCTGCACGACAACGACCTGCCGGCCTGCTGGGGTCGGCGGCCCCACCTGCGCGACTTCGACGACGACGGCTGCAAGGACGACCAGGGCCAGCCGATCCGGGTGCGGGCGCTGTTGCAGGGGGCCTCCAACGCCTGGTTCCCGATCATGCTCTCGGCCCTGTCGGTGCCGCAGGAATCGAACCTGCTGAAGCAACTCGTGACCGACCACTGGGCCGACCTCTACGACATCGAGGGCGAGGGGGACATCGCCAAGCTGCGGCGGCGGAACCTGCTGCGGGAGTTCGCCGAGTATTCGGACGTGGAACTCATGGCGGCGATCCGGCAGCGGCAGGCCGAGGGCGAGGCGTCGACCGGCGAGGACGTGACCGACCTGAAGACCCCCGAGTGGGAGGTCTTCATCGACCCCGACCATGCCCAGCGGACCCGGGACTTCCGGCTGCGGGCGGTGCCGGCCCCCCGGCGGTTCGCCCGCTCCTTCGAGCAGGTCGTGCTGGTCGAGCGGGTGCGGGAGGTGCGGGCGCTGATCGGGTTCACCCGGATCGAGTCGCCGGGGGACTACGAGGACCCGGCCGAGTTCCCCGAGGCCCAGCGGATGCGGATCGCCCGGGGCAGGCCGTCGTGGGTGCCGGCCAACGAGGTCCGGGGCGAGGGCCTCTTCTTCCGCTTCGCCGAGTCCGAGATCGCCTCCTGGCTGGCCCGGGAGAAGCGGCTCAACCTGGAGTTCTTCGCCTCCCACAAGCAGTGGCGAGCCGACCGGGGCTTGCAGCCGCCCGAAGACTTCTATCCCGGATTGAGGTTCGTCCTGCTGCACTCGTTCGCCCACGCCCTGATCCGGCAGTTGTCGCTGGAGTGCGGCTACACGGCGGCCTCGCTCCGGGAGCGGATTTACTCCCGTAATCCGGGCACGGACCGGCCCGAGATGGCCGGGGTGCTGATCTACACGGCGGCCCCGGACAGCGAAGGCACGCTCGGCGGTCTGGTGTCACTGGGGGAGCCGGCGGTCCTTGAGCGGCACCTGACCCAGGCGATGGACTCGATGCGGCTCTGCTCCAGCGACCCGCTGTGTGCCGAGCACCACCCGGGCAAGGAGGGGACCTCGCTGCACGGGGCCTCGTGCCACGCCTGCCTGTTCGCCCCGGAGACCTCGTGCGAGCGGGGGAACAAGTATCTCGACCGGACCGTCCTGGTGCCGACGGTGGACCGGGAAGAGTATGCGTTCTTCCGTGACCTGGACGCCTGA
- the drmC gene encoding DISARM system phospholipase D-like protein DrmC, with protein MDPTRPILDAVAGLALGLPVEVVERVAGVISACDPGEIRRRVADAVPHAHHRGLALRFVDGWLAGSPGVSPAEVAIALRTAAHLGRQRGREPSVEMAWTGPHVEAVPYRHTEQAILQVLDSARTRLLLVSYAVYAIGNVRDAVVRAARRRVEIGVVVETPDRIEGHGTYDTLGALGAEVAGCSMVYCWPIERRLRDDIGRPGSLHVKCAVADGRWLFLSSANLTEYAFTINMELGLLVTGGNLPGQVEAHFDRLIESGILVKA; from the coding sequence ATGGACCCCACCCGCCCGATCCTCGACGCCGTTGCGGGGCTCGCACTGGGCCTGCCGGTTGAGGTCGTCGAGCGGGTGGCCGGGGTCATCTCGGCGTGCGACCCGGGCGAGATTCGTCGACGGGTGGCCGATGCCGTGCCCCATGCCCACCACCGGGGCCTGGCCCTGCGGTTCGTGGACGGTTGGCTGGCCGGGTCGCCGGGCGTCTCGCCGGCCGAGGTCGCCATCGCCCTGCGGACGGCGGCCCACCTGGGGCGGCAGCGGGGGCGGGAGCCGTCGGTGGAGATGGCCTGGACCGGTCCGCACGTCGAGGCGGTCCCCTACCGCCACACGGAGCAGGCGATCCTCCAGGTGCTCGACTCGGCCCGCACCCGGCTGCTGCTGGTCAGCTACGCCGTCTACGCGATCGGCAACGTCCGGGATGCGGTCGTGCGGGCGGCCCGGCGTAGGGTCGAGATCGGGGTCGTCGTCGAGACCCCGGACCGGATCGAAGGGCACGGGACCTACGACACGCTGGGGGCGCTGGGCGCGGAGGTCGCCGGCTGCTCGATGGTCTATTGCTGGCCGATCGAGCGGCGGCTGCGGGACGACATTGGCAGGCCGGGCTCCCTGCACGTCAAGTGCGCCGTCGCCGACGGCCGCTGGCTGTTCCTGTCCTCGGCGAACCTGACCGAGTACGCCTTCACGATTAACATGGAACTCGGGCTGCTCGTCACCGGGGGAAACCTGCCCGGCCAGGTCGAGGCCCACTTCGACCGGCTGATCGAGTCGGGTATCCTGGTGAAGGCGTAG
- a CDS encoding DUF4268 domain-containing protein, translated as MDRCGLRDARPGLQLRHPPGGGDGRVVHRPGRGGGRGEKRLFDRLLGQKEEIERAFGGELSWQRLDSKRGCRIAHIVTLGGYRSDESRWPEIQDAMIDGMVRLERALKPQIAALRSDFA; from the coding sequence CTGGATCGGTGCGGGCTCCGGGATGCGCGGCCTGGGCTTCAACTACGTCATCCGCCAGGAGGAGGGGACGGCCGAGTAGTACATCGACCGGGGCGCGGAGGAGGCCGAGGCGAAAAGCGTCTCTTCGATCGCCTGCTCGGGCAGAAGGAGGAGATCGAGCGGGCCTTCGGGGGCGAATTGTCCTGGCAGCGGCTCGACTCGAAGCGGGGCTGCCGGATCGCCCACATCGTCACCCTCGGCGGGTATCGGAGCGACGAATCGAGGTGGCCGGAAATCCAGGATGCCATGATCGACGGCATGGTCCGGCTGGAAAGGGCGTTGAAGCCCCAGATCGCCGCACTGAGGTCCGATTTCGCCTGA
- a CDS encoding methyltransferase, whose translation MPEDSQKPTHESEPTPGDQLSRLITGYFASQAIHVAAELRLADLLADGPRSVEELADATGTHPRSLCRLMRALASLGVFAEGEDHRFSLTPMADLMRSDVPGSQRATARMMGGAFYRALGDLIGSIRTGEPAFERLSGQTYFEYLTGHPEEARTFDDAMTALNDRKTLAMLEVYDFAGIQVLADIGGGNGGTLARVLGRDPEMRGLLFDLPGVVERAGEAIEGAGLGGRCRVVGGDFLESVPGGANAYLLRHILHNWDDQRAVMILRNVRRAMGESGRLLVVERVIEPGNAPQFGKLMDLTMLVVHGGVERTEEEFQGLLEAGGFRLRRIVPTAVEVSVIEGEPV comes from the coding sequence ATGCCTGAAGACTCCCAGAAGCCGACGCACGAGTCTGAGCCCACACCCGGGGACCAACTCTCCCGGCTGATCACCGGCTACTTCGCCTCCCAGGCCATCCACGTCGCCGCCGAACTCAGACTCGCCGACCTCCTGGCCGATGGCCCCCGCAGCGTCGAGGAGCTTGCCGATGCAACAGGCACGCACCCCCGGTCCCTCTGCCGCCTGATGCGTGCCCTGGCCAGCCTGGGGGTCTTCGCCGAGGGGGAGGACCACCGGTTCAGCCTGACCCCGATGGCCGACCTGATGCGGTCCGACGTGCCCGGCTCGCAGCGGGCCACGGCCCGGATGATGGGCGGGGCGTTCTACCGGGCCTTGGGTGACCTGATCGGCAGCATCCGCACGGGCGAGCCGGCCTTCGAGCGCCTGAGTGGCCAGACCTACTTCGAGTACCTCACCGGGCACCCGGAGGAGGCCCGGACCTTCGACGACGCCATGACGGCCCTGAACGACCGGAAGACGCTGGCCATGCTGGAGGTCTACGACTTCGCCGGCATCCAAGTCCTGGCCGACATCGGCGGGGGAAACGGCGGCACCCTGGCCCGGGTCCTGGGGCGCGACCCGGAGATGCGGGGCCTGCTGTTCGACCTGCCGGGGGTGGTCGAGCGGGCTGGCGAGGCGATCGAGGGGGCCGGGCTCGGGGGCCGATGCCGGGTGGTCGGCGGCGACTTCCTGGAATCGGTGCCCGGCGGGGCCAACGCCTACCTGCTGCGGCACATCCTGCACAACTGGGACGACCAGCGGGCCGTCATGATCCTCCGGAACGTCCGGCGGGCGATGGGCGAATCGGGTCGGCTGCTGGTCGTGGAGCGAGTGATCGAGCCGGGCAACGCCCCGCAGTTCGGCAAGCTGATGGACCTGACGATGCTGGTGGTCCACGGCGGGGTCGAGCGGACCGAGGAAGAGTTCCAGGGGCTCCTGGAGGCTGGCGGCTTCCGGCTGAGGCGGATCGTGCCGACGGCGGTCGAGGTGAGCGTCATCGAGGGGGAGCCGGTGTGA
- a CDS encoding DUF2325 domain-containing protein yields MPGWEMKIIEAEARHLLALAAEDAELRADLRALAQAILASTEEPPPGAVPAEGSHPNPAPAFPDADEAPAVLSERPDEPEPLHELTLGQSRRAIVERHPPSGEAISSALDEGPVLGEIEARCRLKAEAALLAADRLRRVRDGDDPKGEKTPEDPEVAEWADRFADAFYFMEAGDSSPTPDIALLDDLGGSIETLAEASALAAGSRDRRGAIERSLHLVAEAQSAVRSALQRLQAPDDPDQLAAYEWVRDAAARHRVFIKRHLRADDLADPARWPDLLARIEAQGGGDPQALRHRPRIERLRRHLEAIRRNGDADQDWQAVVSSVDEMVAEGLPPSSKDLRDLLLPVVDDLPDRDDLPEGFRLVLREIDRYLASRPSPTVEPVAPEPTAEVLEARRLLGGRSVVLIGGMCRPEAREALRDALGLGELIWVETKEHQAVSTFEPAIARPEVALVLLAIRWSSHAFGEVRRYCDLHGKPLVRLPGGYSPNQVAAQIIDQCGERLSGG; encoded by the coding sequence ATGCCGGGCTGGGAGATGAAGATCATCGAGGCCGAGGCCCGGCACCTCTTGGCCCTCGCCGCCGAGGACGCCGAACTCCGCGCCGACCTGCGAGCCCTGGCCCAGGCGATCCTGGCGTCGACCGAGGAGCCTCCCCCCGGGGCCGTCCCGGCAGAGGGCTCCCACCCTAACCCGGCCCCAGCATTCCCGGATGCCGATGAGGCCCCAGCCGTCCTATCCGAACGCCCCGATGAGCCCGAGCCGCTCCACGAACTGACGCTGGGACAATCACGCCGGGCAATCGTGGAGCGCCATCCGCCATCCGGGGAGGCCATCTCCTCGGCCTTGGACGAAGGCCCCGTCCTCGGCGAGATCGAGGCCCGCTGCCGGCTCAAGGCCGAGGCGGCTCTCCTGGCGGCGGACCGCCTGCGACGAGTTCGAGACGGGGACGATCCCAAAGGCGAGAAGACACCGGAAGACCCGGAGGTCGCCGAGTGGGCCGACCGCTTCGCCGACGCCTTCTACTTCATGGAAGCCGGGGACTCCTCACCAACCCCGGACATCGCCCTGCTCGACGACCTGGGCGGCTCCATCGAGACGCTCGCAGAAGCATCGGCACTGGCGGCGGGCTCCCGGGACCGCCGGGGGGCCATCGAGCGTTCGTTGCACCTCGTCGCCGAGGCCCAGTCGGCGGTGCGGTCGGCCCTCCAACGCCTCCAGGCCCCCGACGACCCGGACCAGTTGGCGGCCTACGAATGGGTCCGGGATGCCGCCGCCCGGCACCGGGTCTTCATCAAGCGGCACCTGCGGGCAGACGACCTGGCCGACCCCGCCCGCTGGCCCGACCTGCTGGCCCGCATCGAGGCCCAGGGCGGGGGCGACCCGCAAGCGCTGAGGCATCGCCCCCGGATCGAGCGACTCCGACGGCACCTGGAGGCCATCCGGCGGAATGGCGATGCCGACCAGGACTGGCAGGCGGTCGTCAGCAGCGTGGACGAGATGGTCGCCGAGGGGCTGCCGCCCAGCAGCAAGGACCTCCGGGACCTGCTGCTGCCGGTGGTCGACGACCTGCCCGACCGGGACGACTTGCCGGAGGGTTTCCGCCTGGTCCTGCGGGAGATCGACCGCTACCTGGCATCCCGCCCGTCCCCCACGGTGGAGCCGGTCGCCCCCGAGCCGACTGCCGAGGTCCTGGAGGCCCGCCGGCTGTTGGGAGGTCGGAGCGTCGTGCTGATCGGCGGGATGTGCCGCCCGGAGGCCCGGGAAGCGCTGAGAGACGCCCTGGGTCTGGGGGAGTTGATCTGGGTCGAGACGAAGGAGCACCAGGCGGTCTCGACCTTCGAGCCGGCCATCGCCCGCCCTGAGGTGGCCCTGGTGCTGCTGGCGATCCGCTGGTCGAGCCACGCCTTCGGTGAGGTGAGGCGGTACTGCGACCTGCACGGCAAGCCCCTGGTCAGACTGCCGGGCGGATACAGCCCGAATCAGGTCGCCGCCCAGATCATCGACCAGTGCGGCGAGCGCCTGAGTGGAGGGTGA